The Nerophis ophidion isolate RoL-2023_Sa linkage group LG21, RoL_Noph_v1.0, whole genome shotgun sequence region aataggaTCGCAAATTCAAAAAGCTATGTTTTACAATTAAAAGCAGtatttcccacaggtcaggcatctatttgtggtggtgtggttgggCGGTGGGGGGGAGTTCTGagtcagcggcggcggcgatgaccaagaagtacgcggagttggaatataattacaacactttatgtacatatttatataatatgtccatatttatatatgtaactacaagctccattcacagacagagtcccattgcttttatgagccgccgagcgagtcaaaagccgggaaaaaaaaacaaaaaacttttttatttattttttatttgtggcggccgtaattctttcgtggcgggccaccacaaataaatgactgtgtgggaaaccctgaaaaGTTACAAAGAGCAGCGCTGGGCAATGCGCTCAAAAGCCCTGAGCTGCCAGCTCATTGTCCAGCACGGCTCTTAAAGACGAAAGTAAGgttattaactctttttttttttacagtaaaacaacaaACTAGCTGACATAGTGAACATATTAATAGGATGTGGAAGTAATATTTGTGTTCCCTGTTAGCTCAATACAAACCCATGTTTGTGCAAGTGTGCCTAATATAATGTGCACAACCTACCTGGATTACGTTGGTTTTAAGGCATTTAATTGAGTAATGAATGCAGTCGCAAGACTAAATTATGCACataattaaaagaaaataaataataatccaaaaaatacactTAAAAAGGCCGAGGATATCAGCGTGACCCTGCTGGCTTCATTGCACTCGATAACGGCGATCATAAGATTTCCAGACGAAACACATTTTCACAagcaaataaacaaatataaacataCCTTAAAAACACTTATATGGGTTATACGCACctgttatatgtgttttaaacACAACAGCAGCCCCGTGGTTCGACTTTAGCGAAGGAACGCAATACAACCACTTCCGGCGTGCACACACGGGAAAAGTCAGCCCTGCGTTACGTCTCACAGGTCGTCAACGCGGCAAAGCGTCTCTTAGTGAACGATACCAACATTGTTCAGACAGTAATCACAGTATTAATTGACTAAATTACATATTGAATCCACAATACTAGCAAAATAATTTACTTTATGATTGAATGAGGATATTCTGGATACCGCTTCAAGCCTGAAAGGCAAAATTGAGAAAAATCACAGGAGAGCTTCGTTGCAATTTGCAAGGCCCGATACCAGCGATTATATCCGGACGAAACACATTTTTCACAAGCAAATGAACAAATATAAACATACCTTAAAAACACTTATATGGGTTATAAGCCCCTAGTATATGTGTTTTAAcatgtcacgccaaatgtcttcccccctgcaataccttcccccccatttacttccggggtcatgattttataaaaatacagacgttttgttaacgctataattataaaaaaaataaatgggatgacgtaagaggaaacgtcaCCCCAGAAGTAAATACGTcatccatagcttgtgtttgttttttgtttttttctatttttattcttattttttataatatagcgttaataaaacgtctgtattttttataatatagtgttaaaaaaatgtctgtattaatcatgaccacggaagtaaatggggggaaggttttttgtaggggggaagaaatttggcgtgacacagccCCGTAGTGCGATTTCAGCAATACAACCACTTCTGGTGTGCATACGTGGGAAAAGTCAGCCCTGCGTTATGTCTCACAGGTCGTCAACGCGGCAAAGCGTCTCTTAGTGAACGATACCTACATTGTTCAAACAATAATCACTGTTTTTATTGATTAAATTACGTATTGGATGCAAAATAATATACTCTATGATTAAAAAAGGATAATGTGTATATCACTTCAAGCCTGAAATGCGAAACTGAGAGAAGTCACGTGACCGGCTTGAGGAGGTTGCAAACATGGCGGCTGCTCTAACAAGAGTCTCGTCCTTCAGTAGAAATGTTaaagtgtttgtgtctcctctgaaGCTCTCTGCTGTGCCTCTGCAGAAGTACACAGTGGAGGTATCCAGCACCGGGGAGGCCATCACACACACCGGGCAGGTGCGTTTACTCGTCCTTGTATGGACGGTTAGCTTAGCCCTGTTGCTAGCTTAGCTCTAGCTAATTTGTTTGTGTGCTTAGTCAGCAAATTGCTTCCAAAAGACACATTTGCctgtaaaatacaaaccccgtttccatatgagttgggaaattgtgttaaatgtaaatataaacggaatacaatgatttgcaaataattttcaacccatattcagttgaatatgctacaaagacaacatatttgatgttcaaaccgataaacattttttttttgcaaataatcattaactttagaatttgataccagcaacacgtgacaaagaagttgggaaaggtggcaataaatactgataaagttgaggaatgctcatcaaacacttatttggaacatcccacaggtgtgcaggctaattgggaacaggtgggtgccatgattgggtataaaagcagcttccatgaaatgctaagtaattcacaaacaagaatggggcgaaggtcaccactttgtaagtaaattgtcgaaccgtttcagaacaacatttctcaacgagctattgcaaggaatttagggattttaccatccacgctccgtaaaatcatcaaaacgttcaaagaatctggagaaatcactgcacgtaagcgatgatattacggacttttgatcccttaatatctgcatcaaaaaccgacatcaatttagtaacgtgtcatcagagagtaaaaatgcatttctttcgatatgcataataacaaaaatggtaataataaaaaaatggatagatgttgatagtccaactcatactgactggtatacacaagctatggagatgatatcagtagaaaaaactgcatttagtttagtttggaatatgggatccattatcgaaatttgttttaagtattaaatgaaccaaaatatgacttattatatctttgtgtaaagtattggacactgtgtgtcatcaagcttatgagatgcgatgcattattttttttaaaaaaattttgtattaatgtttttaatgataatatcaataagGGAGTTTTAATCAccgctattttgaaattgttactaatattgatagtattcatttttgtttcactacttttagattgtaccgagtcctcaattgctttgtttactgaagtgaattatattcatacagcgctttttctctagtgactcaaagcgctttacatagtaaaacccaatatctaatttttacattttaaaccagtgtgggtgacactgggagcaggtgggtaaagtgtcttgcccaaggacacaatggcagtgactaggatagcggaagcggggattgaacctgcaaccctcaagttgctggcacggccgctctaccaaccgagctataccgccccattgctattctgaatgttgctgggtcaagtttggttttgggattTGATTGCAttattgtgtattgttttgttggattgattaataaattcattaaaaaaataaaaataaaacgacatcagtgtgtaaaggatatcaccacacgggctcaggagcacttcataaaaccactgtcagtaactacagtcggtcgctacatctgtaagtgcaagttaaaactctactatgcaaagccaaacccatttatcaacaatatcctgaaacgccgccggcttggctgggcccgagctcacctaagatggactgatgcaaaggggaaaggtggtctgacgagtccacatttcaaattttattcggaaatagaggacgtggtgtcctccggaacaaagaggaaaataacgattctgattgttataggcgcaaagttccaaagccagcatctgtgatggtatgggggtgcattagtgcccaaggcatgggtaacttacacatctgtgaaggcaccattaatgctgaaaggtccatacaggttttggagcaacatatgttgtcatccaagcaacgttttcatggacgcccctgcttatttcagaaaggcaaatgttacaacagcgtggctaagtaaaaaaaagagtgcaggtactttcctggcccgcctgcagtccagacctgtctcccatggaaaatgtgtggcacattatgaagcgtaaaatacgtcagcggagaccccagactgttgaacgactgaagctctacataaaacaagaatgggaaagaattccacttttaaagcttcaacaattagtttcctcagttcccaaatatttgagtgttgttaaaagaaaaggtgatgtaacacagtgttgaacatgccctttcccaactactttggcacgtgttgcagccatgaaattgtaagttaattattatttgaaaaaaaaaaataaagtttatatcttgtctttgtagtgcattcaattgaatatgggttggaaaggattggcaaatcattgtattccgtttatatttacatccaacacaatttcccaactcatatggaaacggggtttgtattaacatACAATATATCTAAACTTCAATGAAAGTGTTgtcaaaaatgtatttctttaattTCAATTATTTTGTACACAGGTGTTCGATGGAAAAGATCCTAGAAGAGCGCGTTTCGTTGGAAGACAGAAGGAGGTAATTTTGTTCATCTTTGGTCTAATTTAATAATTTTACTAAGATtatatatagtttttgaatcacaTAAGTAGGGGATTTGGTCTTGGACGTCCTGTTTCTTCATTTACGGCACGCTTTTCCTCCTATCTTTGCGACAATTATTGACAACTTACGTTTGTCGCCTCTAGCAACACAAGGGCAACCATagacattatgtatatatatatatatatatatatatatatatatatatatatatat contains the following coding sequences:
- the ndufs6 gene encoding NADH dehydrogenase [ubiquinone] iron-sulfur protein 6, mitochondrial, with the translated sequence MAAALTRVSSFSRNVKVFVSPLKLSAVPLQKYTVEVSSTGEAITHTGQVFDGKDPRRARFVGRQKEVNTNFAIKLVAEEPVTYIEDRVVSCDGGGGALGHPKVYINLDKDTKVGTCGYCGLQFKQKHHH